Proteins co-encoded in one Yamadazyma tenuis chromosome 1, complete sequence genomic window:
- a CDS encoding uncharacterized protein (EggNog:ENOG503NWI7; COG:A; BUSCO:EOG092629WA): MSDIEKFESILKEIPTLKAPGVSGSRIKQLTELAVKNVKEESVLIPILYTACKSVPSSHKLGSMYVVDSIVRAYVDEARRFNETFGPEAPQGSFAAGVYKISELIESLMDDALELSIVQSQTIKILKLLDIWERAQTFDASIIDSIKDKHAKSSTPPGTPPPGRVKPTSHLTASANDTNDGGSKPEDSNSILSALASLAQKSNSNSSTPNNQGVTPVTGGGNQANNILAQLSAISSAGNVASNAVPASTHNQAAPASNNVLDMLQQMQNSQLQQSQPPQRDPRNDRGPDTYSRRNRSRSPGYENTGRRRDRSPPRYQQPASLPQIPGRNGVPQLPQQAQFQQNQYQQQNQYQQNQNQYQQNQYQQNQYQQNGYQQNSYDQQGGNGQFSQQNPKKRQGPSGLNQEGEQNVPGNPHFRPRNVGVDATLPQGSIKVLSRTLFIGGVPRSMGEHELGDVLRPLAEVQSVILNSERKHAFVKVYSRKEAEQVIMSFNKDNALPLRTRWGVGFGPRDCCNYQQGVSIIPIQRLTEADKSWIVSAQWGGTGGQPLVSGVVVDEPDIEIGSGISSKAMSKKMPTNSARNGPKSNRPGEPEIEYSRGGYNGQQQNFGGMNPGAVNPLQGLFNNGAPPNGLPQMPNYQQMNMNPNGNPNGNSNLGSQLSNFFNQQQ; encoded by the coding sequence ATGTCGGacattgaaaagtttgaaagtattttgaaagaaatccCTACATTAAAGGCTCCTGGAGTATCAGGATCAAGAATTAAACAGTTGACCGAACTTGCTGTTAAGAATGTTAAAGAAGAGTCGGTGTTAATCCCCATTTTGTACACCGCTTGTAAATCCGTACCTTCATCTCATAAATTGGGTTCCATGTATGTTGTGGACTCGATTGTGAGAGCGTatgttgatgaagccaGAAGATTTAATGAAACTTTTGGCCCCGAAGCTCCTCAAGGAAGTTTTGCCGCTGGCGTTTATAAGATCAGTGAATTGATTGAATCTTTAATGGATGACGCTTTGGAGTTATCAATCGTTCAGTCTCAAACCATTaaaattttgaaattgttggatatTTGGGAAAGAGCTCAAACATTTGATGCTTCTATCATTGACAGCATCAAAGACAAGCACGCAAAATCTTCTACCCCCCCAGGCACTCCACCTCCCGGTAGAGTTAAACCAACCAGTCATCTCACCGCTTCAGCAAATGATACTAATGATGGTGGCAGTAAACCCGAAGATTCAAACAGTATTTTGCTGGCATTAGCATCTTTGGCTCAGAAGTCAAACTCTAACAGTTCTACTCCGAATAACCAAGGTGTAACCCCTGTTACCGGTGGTGGTAACCAAGCCAATAATATCTTGGCTCAATTATCTGCCATCTCATCTGCCGGAAACGTTGCCTCTAATGCTGTACCAGCATCGACTCATAATCAAGCAGCCCCTGCTAGTAATAATGTGTTAGATATGTTGCAACAGATGCAAAActctcaacttcaacagcTGCAACCGCCACAAAGAGATCCTAGAAATGATCGCGGTCCCGATACCtattcaagaagaaacagatCTCGGTCTCCAGGCTATGAGAATACCGGTAGAAGAAGAGACAGGTCACCACCTAGATATCAACAACCTGCTAGTTTACCCCAGATTCCTGGTCGCAATGGAGTACCACAGCTTCCTCAGCAGGCTCAGTTTCAGCAGAATCAATATCAGCAACAAAACCAGTATCAgcaaaaccaaaaccagtaccaacaaaaccaaTACCAGCAAAACCAGTATCAACAGAATGGTTACCAGCAAAACTCGTatgatcaacaaggtggAAATGGTCAGTTCTCTCAACAAAACCCTAAAAAACGACAAGGACCATCTGGTCTTAACCAAGAAGGCGAACAAAACGTCCCTGGAAACCCTCATTTCCGTCCTCGTAACGTAGGAGTCGATGCTACCTTACCCCAAGGCTCGATTAAGGTGTTGTCCAGAACGTTGTTTATTGGAGGTGTCCCTCGTTCTATGGGAGAGCATGAACTCGGTGATGTTCTTAGACCATTGGCCGAAGTGCAATCAGTTATTCTTAACAGCGAAAGAAAGCATGCATTCGTCAAGGTCTACTCAAGAAAAGAAGCCGAACAAGTCATCATgtctttcaacaaggatAATGCGTTGCCCTTGCGTACCCGATGGGGAGTTGGTTTTGGACCAAGAGACTGTTGCAACTACCAGCAAGGAGTTTCAATTATTCCGATTCAAAGACTTACCGAAGCCGACAAGTCTTGGATTGTTAGTGCTCAATGGGGAGGCACTGGTGGTCAACCATTAGTGAGTGGAGTTGTGGTTGACGAACCAGATATCGAAATTGGATCTGGTATTTCATCCAAGGCTATGTCCAAGAAAATGCCAACGAACTCTGCCAGAAATGGACCCAAGTCCAATAGACCTGGCGAACCAGAAATAGAATACTCGAGAGGAGGGTACAACGGTCAGCAACAAAACTTTGGTGGCATGAATCCAGGAGCTGTGAATCCATTGCAAGGgttgttcaacaatggTGCACCACCAAACGGATTACCACAGATGCCCAACTACCAACAGATGAACATGAACCCTAATGGTAACCCCAATGGTAACTCCAACTTGGGGTCCCAGctctccaacttcttcaaccaacaacaatag
- the CDC24 gene encoding Guanine nucleotide exchange factor for Cdc42p (EggNog:ENOG503NVJ0; COG:T) encodes MDPHPPFRSFSSNSHSNSSTSLSNSGNITRVSSTPVGINMNFNQLSSAKDHLYYQCISLLNRLSKIDGMEPFLKVAHSVAEQCSEQQALALSQQLQDRRSSTEFRASSGFSIHSDNSNTSSHQASAPLSNNSLNLFTFTAGVLPANIAVDPVTKLWKLFQQGAPLCLLFNLNNKANQIPIIGSDDVRMCKKSVYDFLIAVKMHLKLDDDLMFTISNVFSDSTHDLLKIIRVVKHLLPSSIAWEDNAVGEVTISSDSSKVFREIIETERKYVKDLEVLLKYKADLTKAELISSEQIHLLFPNLSEIIDFQRRFLNGLECNINIPDNLTRIGSIFIHAANGPFKFYEPWTIGQLGAIDLINKETDNLQKSSKLLDPGFELQSFILKPIQRLCKYPLLLKELIDTWSNPDNSSYNELLIASQAMKEVANQVNEAQRRSENVGYLQNLAERVNNWRGFILKDQGELLYHGVVGVKDSDNEKEYYAYLFEKIIFFFVEVNPTNEDQGKKRRDLLSSRKKSSASVNSSSVNLLENMNHAKDKSPLELKGRVYISEIYNISSSNTTGYSMVIAWSGRKESGSFTLRYRTEEFRNQWENCLRNLKTNEMNNQIQRKLRDSHEFESIQPTNDQSSIRSSNGSNFHNQRHHSSSSTFSMMRQSLSKSTSEPSNSRVSSSSLQNFNSSSASNSASTNAQDNSLSSVNSSANNSSNSLITIKIIYDKMEIKSYLMVPASIQFSDLHSKISTKIASSGEVKDDIMVNKLRYKDEDGDFVVMDSNDDWLLALDMFEEVSHRILTIWVS; translated from the coding sequence ATGGATCCCCATCCACCCTTTCGTTCGTTTTCCTCAAACTCCCATTCGAACTCATCCACATCCTTGAGCAACTCGGGGAACATCACTCGGGTTTCCTCGACTCCTGTCGGTATCAACATGAACTTCAACCAGCTTTCAAGTGCCAAAGATCACTTGTATTACCAGTGTATTAGTTTATTGAATCGGTTGAGTAAGATCGACGGGATGGAACCGTTCTTGAAAGTTGCTCACTCTGTAGCCGAACAATGTTCCGAACAACAAGCATTGGCTTTGTCTCAGCAGTTGCAAGACAGACGTTCTAGTACTGAGTTTAGAGCTTCGTCGGGTTTTTCTATCCATTCTGACAACTCCAATACCTCCCTGCATCAGGCATCTGCGCCATTATCAAATAACTCACTCAACCTATTCACTTTCACAGCTGGTGTTTTGCCGGCAAACATAGCAGTTGACCCTGTCACCAAATTATGGAAATTATTCCAACAAGGTGCTCCATTGTGTTTATTATTCAATTTAAACAATAAGGCTAATCAAATCCCTATTATTGGAAGTGACGATGTACGAATGTGCAAGAAATCTGTGTACGACTTTTTGATAGCCGTGAAAATGCACTTGAAGTTAGATGATGACCTTATGTTCACCATTTCTAATGTTTTCCTGGACAGTACCCATGATCTTCTTAAGATCATTCGGGTTGTGAAACACTTATTACCTTCGTCAATTGCTTGGGAGGATAATGCAGTGGGAGAAGTTACAATTAGTTCAGATCTGTCGAAGGTATTCAGAGAAATAATCGAGACAGAACGAAAATATgtcaaggacttggaggTATTGCTCAAATATAAGGCTGATTTAACCAAAGCTGAGTTAATTTCCAGTGAACAAATACATTTGTTATTTCCAAACTTGAGTGAGATCATTGACTTTCAGAGGAGGTTTTTAAACGGTTTGGAGTGTAATATTAATATCCCAGATAATCTCACCAGAATTGGTTCTATTTTCATTCATGCTGCTAACGGGCCTTTCAAATTTTACGAACCCTGGACCattggtcaacttggtgCTATCGACTTGATTAATAAAGAAACGGataatcttcaaaagtCGTCGAAATTATTGGACCCTGGTTTTGAATTGCAAAGTTTCATTTTGAAGCCTATCCAAAGGTTGTGTAAATATCCATTGTTGTTAAAGGAATTGATTGATACTTGGTCTAACCCTGACAACTCAAGCTATAATGAATTATTGATTGCAAGTCAAGCCATGAAAGAAGTTGCAAATCAAGTAAACGAAGctcaaagaagaagtgaAAATGTTGGTTACTTGCAGAACCTTGCTGAAAGAGTCAACAATTGGAGAGGCTTTATCTTGAAGGATCAAGGTGAATTATTATATCATGGCGTGGTAGGTGTCAAGGATAGCGATAACGAAAAGGAATATTATGCTTATTTGTTTGAGAAAATCATATTcttttttgttgaagtaaACCCTACAAATGAGGACCAAGGTAAAAAGAGAAGAGACTTGTTATCCTCGAGAAAAAAGTCATCTGCGTCTGttaattcttcaagtgtgAACTTGCTAGAGAATATGAACCACGCAAAGGATAAGTCTCCACTCGAACTAAAGGGAAGAGTCTACATTCTGGAAATTTATAACATCTCCTCTTCAAATACTACTGGATACTCAATGGTCATTGCATGGTCAGGTAGGAAAGAAAGTGGATCCTTCACTTTGAGGTATAGGACGGAAGAATTCAGAAACCAATGGGAAAACTGTTtaagaaacttgaagacaaaCGAAATGAACAATCAAATTCAACGCAAATTGAGAGATAGTCATGAGTTTGAATCCATTCAACCTACTAATGATCAAAGTTCCATACGTTCATCTAACGGAAGCAACTTTCACAATCAAAGACACCACTCGTCCTCTTCTACATTCAGTATGATGAGACAAAGCCTAAGCAAGTCCACTAGTGAACCTTCCAACAGTAGGGtgtcttcatcttcactcCAGAATTTCAATTCAAGCTCTGCTAGTAACTCGGCTTCAACCAATGCTCAGGATAACTCCCTTTCTTCTGTCAATTCGAGTGCAAACAATTCAAGCAATAGTTTAATCACGATCAAAATCATTTATGACAAAATGGAAATTAAATCCTATTTAATGGTACCAGCCTCAATCCAATTCAGTGACTTACACCTGAAGATTTCCACAAAAATTGCCTCTAGTGGAGAGGTTAAAGACGATATTATGGTCAACAAATTAAGATAtaaggatgaagatggtgaCTTTGTTGTAATGGACTCCAATGATGACTGGCTCTTGGCTTTAGATATGTTCGAGGAAGTCAGTCATCGTATTTTAACTATCTGGGTTTCTTAG
- the ERV46 gene encoding ER-derived vesicles protein erv46 (COG:U; EggNog:ENOG503NVB2), with protein sequence MVQPKLLSLDAFAKTVEDARVKTASGGIITLVSITIVLFLIRNEYLDYTSIITRPELVVDRDINQKLDITLDISFPSIPCSMINLDILDVSGNVELDILQNGFQKYRILSSGEEVLMKNAPLIDSTPLEVMAKGLDKPEDAEHTPCGDCYGSLPQDRKQYCCNNCETIRRAYAAKVWAFYDGENIKPCEDEGYVKAIQSEIFNNEGCRVKGTTQINRISGNLHFAPGASFTEPSRHVHDLSLYNKFPDRFNFDHTINHLSFGKDPETNANTDKKTLHPLDGETRNLKEKYHLYSYFLKVVSTRYEYLQEKLKAPLETNQFSAIYHDRPIKGGKDEDHQHTLHARGGLPGLYFYFDISPLKIINKEQYSKTWSGFVLGVISSIAGVLMIGSLLDRSVWAAEKAIRAKKDI encoded by the coding sequence ATGGTTCAGCCAAAGCTTCTCTCTCTCGATGCCTTTGCAAAGACCGTCGAAGATGCTCGAGTAAAGACCGCATCTGGAGGTATCATCACGCTTGTGTCTATTACCATtgtgttgtttttgattcGAAACGAGTATCTCGATTATACCCTGATAATTACCAGACCAGAATTGGTGGTAGACAGAGACATCAACCAGAAATTGGACATCACACTTGATATTTCATTCCCCAGTATTCCCTGCTCCATGATAAACcttgatattcttgatgTCAGTGGGAACGTCGAACTCGATATCTTGCAAAACGGGTTTCAGAAATACAGGATTCTTTCCagtggtgaagaagttttAATGAAAAATGCACCTTTAATTGACAGCACCCCATTAGAAGTAATGGCAAAGGGGTTAGACAAACCAGAAGATGCCGAACATACTCCCTGTGGTGACTGTTATGGTTCTTTACCCCAGGATCGAAAACAATACTGTTGTAATAACTGTGAGACCATCAGAAGGGCATACGCTGCCAAGGTGTGGGCTTTTTACGACGGAGAAAACATCAAACCTTGTGAAGATGAAGGCTATGTTAAAGCCATCCAGTCTGAAATCTTTAACAATGAAGGGTGTCGTGTTAAAGGTACCACTCAAATCAACAGAATTAGCGGTAACTTACATTTCGCTCCTGGAGCCTCGTTTACTGAACCTTCAAGACATGTGCATGATTTGTCTTTGTACAATAAGTTCCCAGATCGGTTCAACTTTGACCATACCATCAACCACTTGTCATTTGGTAAAGATCCAGAGACCAACGCTAATACCGATAAGAAGACGTTACATCCATTAGATGGAGAAACTAGAAACCTCAAGGAAAAGTACCACTTGTATTCCTATTTCTTGAAAGTTGTCTCCACCAGATACGAATACTTGCAAGAAAAGCTTAAAGCTCCATTGGAAACCAATCAGTTTTCCGCCATTTATCATGACAGACCCATAAAAGGTGGTAAGGATGAGGATCATCAACACACTCTTCACGCAAGAGGAGGATTACCTGGGTTATACTTCTACTTTGATATTTCTCCATTGAAGATTATCAACAAAGAACAATACTCCAAAACTTGGTCCGGGTTTGTTTTGGGAGTCATCAGTTCGATCGCCGgggtgttgatgattggATCATTGCTCGATAGGTCGGTTTGGGCTGCTGAAAAGGCCATAAGGGCCAAAAAAGATATTTAA
- a CDS encoding mitochondrial 54S ribosomal protein mL46 (BUSCO:EOG09263FAK; COG:J; EggNog:ENOG503P021) — MIRNTIIRHYSSITATPVISSTVLLARNPVITRDLPAFEKSYYKYQNELWKRLMWTFPKWFYYRGGTLGDHRFKELNKPPVYNNPTMEFTDGRPEIRQSRDRRFKQELRLPKTYKQAEDGSEIVDEYSSDSLSRKINPNSRVTQADEKNDTTSLERKLSRSLYLVISEDNKTWTFPNFAVSQEHEIPLHKVAEDGIYNLGGQGLNYYNVSSKPCHVISSSDNNEFFIKSQIVSGQFKPASSTVKFMWLAKEELPKYLNNDYYNEIQHLLNDI; from the coding sequence ATGATCAGGAATACTATAATAAGACACTACTCGAGTATTACTGCCACTCCTGTCATATCTTCCACTGTATTATTGGCCAGGAATCCGGTGATCACTAGGGACTTGCCCGCGTTCGAAAAGCTGTATTATAAGTACCAGAATGAACTATGGAAACGATTGATGtggacttttccaaaatgGTTCTACTACAGAGGGGGAACCTTGGGAGACCACCGgttcaaggaattgaataAGCCACCTGTGTATAACAACCCAACCATGGAGTTTACCGATGGAAGACCAGAAATCAGACAGCTGAGAGATAGAAGATTCAAGCAAGAACTTAGATTACCTAAAACTTATAAGCAGGCTGAAGATGGAAGTGAAATTGTAGATGAATATTCGTCAGACAGTTTATCTCGGAAGATCAATCCCAACTCCCGAGTCACTCAGGCGGATGAGAAAAACGATACGACTAGTTTAGAGAGAAAATTGAGTCGCTCCTTATACTTGGTGATAAGTGAAGACAACAAGACCTGGACATTTCCCAACTTCGCTGTGAGTCAAGAACATGAGATCCCATTGCACAAAGTGGCTGAAGACGGAATTTACAACCTTGGTGGCCAAGGGTTGAACTATTATAATGTTTCGAGTAAACCATGTCACGTGATCTCATCTTCTGACAATAAcgaatttttcatcaagtccCAGATAGTGTCAGGCCAGTTCAAACCAGCATCCAGCACCGTAAAATTTATGTGgttggccaaagaagagttgccaaaatacttgaacaatgaCTATTATAACGAAATTCAACATCTATTAAATGATATTTAA
- a CDS encoding uncharacterized protein (COG:S; EggNog:ENOG503P840) has protein sequence MPPLNTKQQFFQSLKSQTVKDSQLAGSGGYTSEIIFVSVNATSTTVVNSRTDKSLRVWKLTNSGLTESKIIESPHEKSVERIAWHPKHDSTFASVGRDSYVKVWRAHHGKLQQEIKIEKWHSSETPSPVSCQFVSYSPDGRILAVVDRDSTISFLAVGDDYRKVHELHLSQHIYDFQWFNHQHQFFVVALHDGTAPVYEFDDTTTSTKLWTTITGHRSSITSISIDPLGTYFALGSNEGVVSIHRCSTMLVEKTLTDVDDAISCVSISREGSHIGVAFDTTENIRIFEYTSGSQLMEVPNSAAGKSVLPSMCWIPNRTSYIFASSGCTTMTYMYKND, from the coding sequence ATGCCACCACTAAACACCAAACAGCAGTTTTTCCAGCTGCTCAAGTCACAAACCGTCAAGGACTCGCAGTTAGCGGGCAGCGGAGGCTACACGTCCGAAATCATTTTCGTGTCCGTTAATgccaccagcaccaccgTGGTCAATTCCCGTACTGATAAGTCCCTTCGAGTTTGGAAACTAACTAATTCTGGGCTCACAGAGTCAAAAATCATCGAAAGTCCCCACGAAAAGTCTGTGGAGCGAATCGCCTGGCACCCCAAGCATGATAGTACTTTCGCCAGTGTGGGACGAGACCTGTACGTCAAGGTCTGGCGGGCTCACCACGGGAAGctccaacaagaaatcaagattGAAAAATGGCACTCATCCGAAACGCCGTCGCCAGTTCTGTGCCAGTTCGTGCTGTACTCTCCTGATGGCCGAATTCTAGCGGTGGTGGATCGCGATAGCACCATCAGTTTCCTTGCAGTGGGTGATGACTATCGTAAGGTTCATGAACTACATTTGTCTCAACACATTTACGACTTCCAGTGGTTTaaccaccagcaccagtTCTTCGTGGTGGCTCTCCATGACGGTACCGCTCCCGTATACGAGTTCGACGATACTACCACGAGCACCAAGCTCTGGACCACCATTACCGGCCACCGCTCGTCAATTACTTCCATCAGCATCGACCCGCTTGGGACCTACTTCGCACTCGGGTCCAACGAAGGAGTGGTGTCAATTCACCGGTGCAGCACGATGCTCGTGGAAAAAACGCTCACCGATGTGGATGATGCCATTCTGTGTGTCAGTATCAGTCGAGAAGGGTCGCACATTGGTGTAGCCTTTGATACCACAGAGAATATCCGGATCTTTGAGTACACTCTGGGATCACAATTGATGGAAGTTCCCAATTCTGCCGCCGGGAAATCGGTTTTGCCTTCAATGTGCTGGATTCCCAATCGAACCCTGTATATCTTTGCGAGCCTGGGTTGCACCACTATGACCTACATGTATAAAAATGACTAG